One window from the genome of Vidua chalybeata isolate OUT-0048 chromosome 3, bVidCha1 merged haplotype, whole genome shotgun sequence encodes:
- the COG2 gene encoding conserved oligomeric Golgi complex subunit 2 isoform X2, giving the protein MEAKMSLPRGPENLCFDKDEFMKADFDVDHFVSDCRKRVQLEELREDLELYYKLLKTAMVELINKDYADFVNLSTNLVGMDKALNQLSVPLGQLREEVMSLKSCVSEGIQAVDDWMTKQEDIRRKKMCVLRLIHVIQSVEKIEKILHSQGTKELSSLEGNSPLLTGQVLERIATEFNQLQFHAVQSKGMPLLDKVRPRIAGITAMLQQSLEGLLLEGLQMSNVDIIHHCLRTYATIDKTRDAEALVGQVLVKPYVDEVMVEQYVQSHPNGLQAMYNRLLEFVPHHCRLLREVTGGAISSEKADIVPGYDFLVNSVWPEIVRGLEEKLPSLFNPGNPDVFHEKYTTSMDFVRKFERQCGSQASVKRLRAHPSYHSFNNKWNLPVYFQIRFREIAGAIEEALSDTLEEAPAGSSFCLLATHMVWTSLVKCWSDQLFLPLLAHRLWKLSLQILARYSVFISEVSVRPISSENTKESKKPVPVGRKESSLSLNPSEDEGNGYSPESMPLSSISTSQLIYVAADLDKLQDRIPDILDMIKPKLEMIGFKNVSCIAGALEDSKTSLSTCVPTLNNRIIQDLSESSFAYLKSALEVPRLYRRTNKEVPTKASPYVDSALKPFYQLQNDYRDTLKQPMIHQWLEGALSESTQKYYETVSDVLSSVKKMEESLKRLKQARRAATSNPVGTNGGMSDDNKIRLQLALDIEYFGEQIQKMGLETSSIKSFSALAELVLTAKDQATAEPS; this is encoded by the exons ATGGAGGCCAAGATGAGCCTGCCGCGGGGCCCCGAGAACCTCTGCTTCGACAAGGACGAGTTCATGAAG GCGGATTTTGATGTTGATCACTTTGTGTCAGACTGTAGGAAACGTGTGCAGTTGGAAGAGCTCAGAGAGGATCTGGAGCTCTATTACAAACTCCTTAAAACTGCTATGGTAGAACTCATAAATAAGGACTATGCAGATTTTGTTAATCTCTCAACAAATCTA GTTGGCATGGACAAGGCTCTCAATCAGCTTTCAGTACCCTTGGGACAGTTAAGAGAAGAAGTTATG AGTCTTAAGTCATGTGTCAGTGAAGGAATTCAAGCAGTAGATGACTGGATGACTAAACAAGAAGacattagaagaaaaaag ATGTGTGTCCTGAGACTTATTCATGTTATTCAGTCTGTTGAGAAAATTGAGAAGATTCTACATTCCCAAGGCACTAAGGAATTGTCCTCATTAGAGggaaacag TCCACTTCTAACTGGACAAGTTTTAGAGAGAATTGCCACAGAATTTAATCAACTACAATTTCATGCAGTACAAAGCAAAGGAATGCCCCTTTTAGACAAAGTGAGACCA CGTATAGCTGGAATAACAGCCATGTTGCAGCAGTCTCTGGAAGGGCTGCTCTTGGAAGGCCTTCAAATGTCAAATGTTGACATAATACACCACTGTCTACGCACTTATGCAACAATTGATAAAACACGAGATGCAGAGGCATTAGTTGGTCAAGTGCTTGTAAAACCCTATGTAGATGAG GTGATGGTGGAGCAGTATGTGCAATCTCACCCTAATGGCCTCCAGGCTATGTACAATAGGCTGTTGGAGTTTGTTCCTCATCATTGTCGTCTCCTGCGGGAAGTTACAGGGGGTGCAATTTCCAG tgaaaaagcaGATATTGTTCCTGGATATGATTTCTTAGTGAATTCGGTGTGGCCAGAAATAGTACGTGGTTTGGAAGAGAAATTACCATCACTTTTTAACCCTGGAAACCCAGATGTGTTTCATGAg AAATACACCACCAGTATGGATTTCGTACGGAAATTTGAACGGCAGTGTGGCTCCCAAGCCAGCGTGAAGCGGTTAAGAGCTCATCCCTCTTACCACAGCTTTAACAACAAATGGAATTTGCCtgtatattttcaaataag atTCAGAGAAATAGCAGGGGCCATAGAAGAAGCACTTTCAGATACACTAGAGGAAGCACCAG CTGGGAGCTCATTCTGTCTCTTGGCCACTCACATGGTCTGGACCAGTCTTGTGAAGTGCTGGTCAGATCAGCTGTTTTTACCACTGTTAGCGCACCGCCTGTGGAAGCTCAGCCTGCAGATCTTGGCACGCTACTCTGTGTTCATCAGTGAG GTTTCCGTTAGGCCCATTTCCAGTGAGAAtacaaaggaaagcaaaaaacctGTGCCAGTTGGTAGAAAGGAATCTTCTTTAAGCCTCAACCCCAGTGAAGATGAAGGGAATGGATATTCTCCAGAAAGTATGCCATTGTCTTCTATATCTACTAGTCAGCTGATATATGTTGCTGCAGATCTGGACAAACTGCAGGATCGG attcctgACATCTTAGACATGATTAAACCTAAGCTTGAAATGATTGGCTTCAAGAATGTATCTTGCATTGCAG GAGCCTTGGAAGATTCAAAGACTTCTCTATCAACCTGTGTACCTACCTTGAATAACAGGATTATCCAGGATCTCAGTGAGTCCTCCTTTGCATACCTGAAGAGTGCACTGGAAGTTCCAAGATTATATAGGAGAACCAACAAG GAGGTGCCAACTAAAGCTTCACCTTATGTTGACAGTGCTCTTAAGCCCTTCTACCAACTGCAGAATGACTACAGAGATACCTTGAAGCAGCCCATGATTCATCAGTGGCTGGAAGGTGCTCTCTCTGAAAGCACACAGAA GTATTATGAAACTGTATCTGATGTGCTCAGTTCTGttaagaaaatggaagagagtCTAAAAAGGTTGAAGCAAGCCAGAAGAGCTGCAACTTCAAACCCTGTTGGTACAAATGGGGGCATGAGTGATGATAACAAAATCCGACTGCAGCTGGCCTTAGACATTGAGTATTTTGGAGAACAA ATACAAAAGATGGGACTGGAAACAAGCAGcataaaaagcttttcagcCCTTGCAGAGCTGGTTCTAACTGCCAAGGATCAGGCTACAGCGGAACCATCCTag
- the COG2 gene encoding conserved oligomeric Golgi complex subunit 2 isoform X4, with amino-acid sequence MEAKMSLPRGPENLCFDKDEFMKADFDVDHFVSDCRKRVQLEELREDLELYYKLLKTAMVELINKDYADFVNLSTNLVGMDKALNQLSVPLGQLREEVMSLKSCVSEGIQAVDDWMTKQEDIRRKKMCVLRLIHVIQSVEKIEKILHSQGTKELSSLEGNSPLLTGQVLERIATEFNQLQFHAVQSKGMPLLDKVRPRIAGITAMLQQSLEGLLLEGLQMSNVDIIHHCLRTYATIDKTRDAEALVGQVLVKPYVDEVMVEQYVQSHPNGLQAMYNRLLEFVPHHCRLLREVTGGAISSEKADIVPGYDFLVNSVWPEIVRGLEEKLPSLFNPGNPDVFHEVARNAEQKYTTSMDFVRKFERQCGSQASVKRLRAHPSYHSFNNKWNLPVYFQIRFREIAGAIEEALSDTLEEAPAGSSFCLLATHMVWTSLVKCWSDQLFLPLLAHRLWKLSLQILARYSVFISEVSVRPISSENTKESKKPVPVGRKESSLSLNPSEDEGNGYSPESMPLSSISTSQLIYVAADLDKLQDRIPDILDMIKPKLEMIGFKNVSCIAGALEDSKTSLSTCVPTLNNRIIQDLSESSFAYLKSALEVPRLYRRTNKCS; translated from the exons ATGGAGGCCAAGATGAGCCTGCCGCGGGGCCCCGAGAACCTCTGCTTCGACAAGGACGAGTTCATGAAG GCGGATTTTGATGTTGATCACTTTGTGTCAGACTGTAGGAAACGTGTGCAGTTGGAAGAGCTCAGAGAGGATCTGGAGCTCTATTACAAACTCCTTAAAACTGCTATGGTAGAACTCATAAATAAGGACTATGCAGATTTTGTTAATCTCTCAACAAATCTA GTTGGCATGGACAAGGCTCTCAATCAGCTTTCAGTACCCTTGGGACAGTTAAGAGAAGAAGTTATG AGTCTTAAGTCATGTGTCAGTGAAGGAATTCAAGCAGTAGATGACTGGATGACTAAACAAGAAGacattagaagaaaaaag ATGTGTGTCCTGAGACTTATTCATGTTATTCAGTCTGTTGAGAAAATTGAGAAGATTCTACATTCCCAAGGCACTAAGGAATTGTCCTCATTAGAGggaaacag TCCACTTCTAACTGGACAAGTTTTAGAGAGAATTGCCACAGAATTTAATCAACTACAATTTCATGCAGTACAAAGCAAAGGAATGCCCCTTTTAGACAAAGTGAGACCA CGTATAGCTGGAATAACAGCCATGTTGCAGCAGTCTCTGGAAGGGCTGCTCTTGGAAGGCCTTCAAATGTCAAATGTTGACATAATACACCACTGTCTACGCACTTATGCAACAATTGATAAAACACGAGATGCAGAGGCATTAGTTGGTCAAGTGCTTGTAAAACCCTATGTAGATGAG GTGATGGTGGAGCAGTATGTGCAATCTCACCCTAATGGCCTCCAGGCTATGTACAATAGGCTGTTGGAGTTTGTTCCTCATCATTGTCGTCTCCTGCGGGAAGTTACAGGGGGTGCAATTTCCAG tgaaaaagcaGATATTGTTCCTGGATATGATTTCTTAGTGAATTCGGTGTGGCCAGAAATAGTACGTGGTTTGGAAGAGAAATTACCATCACTTTTTAACCCTGGAAACCCAGATGTGTTTCATGAg GTTGCTAGAAATGCAGAACAG AAATACACCACCAGTATGGATTTCGTACGGAAATTTGAACGGCAGTGTGGCTCCCAAGCCAGCGTGAAGCGGTTAAGAGCTCATCCCTCTTACCACAGCTTTAACAACAAATGGAATTTGCCtgtatattttcaaataag atTCAGAGAAATAGCAGGGGCCATAGAAGAAGCACTTTCAGATACACTAGAGGAAGCACCAG CTGGGAGCTCATTCTGTCTCTTGGCCACTCACATGGTCTGGACCAGTCTTGTGAAGTGCTGGTCAGATCAGCTGTTTTTACCACTGTTAGCGCACCGCCTGTGGAAGCTCAGCCTGCAGATCTTGGCACGCTACTCTGTGTTCATCAGTGAG GTTTCCGTTAGGCCCATTTCCAGTGAGAAtacaaaggaaagcaaaaaacctGTGCCAGTTGGTAGAAAGGAATCTTCTTTAAGCCTCAACCCCAGTGAAGATGAAGGGAATGGATATTCTCCAGAAAGTATGCCATTGTCTTCTATATCTACTAGTCAGCTGATATATGTTGCTGCAGATCTGGACAAACTGCAGGATCGG attcctgACATCTTAGACATGATTAAACCTAAGCTTGAAATGATTGGCTTCAAGAATGTATCTTGCATTGCAG GAGCCTTGGAAGATTCAAAGACTTCTCTATCAACCTGTGTACCTACCTTGAATAACAGGATTATCCAGGATCTCAGTGAGTCCTCCTTTGCATACCTGAAGAGTGCACTGGAAGTTCCAAGATTATATAGGAGAACCAACAAG TGCTCTTAA
- the COG2 gene encoding conserved oligomeric Golgi complex subunit 2 isoform X1 produces MEAKMSLPRGPENLCFDKDEFMKADFDVDHFVSDCRKRVQLEELREDLELYYKLLKTAMVELINKDYADFVNLSTNLVGMDKALNQLSVPLGQLREEVMSLKSCVSEGIQAVDDWMTKQEDIRRKKMCVLRLIHVIQSVEKIEKILHSQGTKELSSLEGNSPLLTGQVLERIATEFNQLQFHAVQSKGMPLLDKVRPRIAGITAMLQQSLEGLLLEGLQMSNVDIIHHCLRTYATIDKTRDAEALVGQVLVKPYVDEVMVEQYVQSHPNGLQAMYNRLLEFVPHHCRLLREVTGGAISSEKADIVPGYDFLVNSVWPEIVRGLEEKLPSLFNPGNPDVFHEVARNAEQKYTTSMDFVRKFERQCGSQASVKRLRAHPSYHSFNNKWNLPVYFQIRFREIAGAIEEALSDTLEEAPAGSSFCLLATHMVWTSLVKCWSDQLFLPLLAHRLWKLSLQILARYSVFISEVSVRPISSENTKESKKPVPVGRKESSLSLNPSEDEGNGYSPESMPLSSISTSQLIYVAADLDKLQDRIPDILDMIKPKLEMIGFKNVSCIAGALEDSKTSLSTCVPTLNNRIIQDLSESSFAYLKSALEVPRLYRRTNKEVPTKASPYVDSALKPFYQLQNDYRDTLKQPMIHQWLEGALSESTQKYYETVSDVLSSVKKMEESLKRLKQARRAATSNPVGTNGGMSDDNKIRLQLALDIEYFGEQIQKMGLETSSIKSFSALAELVLTAKDQATAEPS; encoded by the exons ATGGAGGCCAAGATGAGCCTGCCGCGGGGCCCCGAGAACCTCTGCTTCGACAAGGACGAGTTCATGAAG GCGGATTTTGATGTTGATCACTTTGTGTCAGACTGTAGGAAACGTGTGCAGTTGGAAGAGCTCAGAGAGGATCTGGAGCTCTATTACAAACTCCTTAAAACTGCTATGGTAGAACTCATAAATAAGGACTATGCAGATTTTGTTAATCTCTCAACAAATCTA GTTGGCATGGACAAGGCTCTCAATCAGCTTTCAGTACCCTTGGGACAGTTAAGAGAAGAAGTTATG AGTCTTAAGTCATGTGTCAGTGAAGGAATTCAAGCAGTAGATGACTGGATGACTAAACAAGAAGacattagaagaaaaaag ATGTGTGTCCTGAGACTTATTCATGTTATTCAGTCTGTTGAGAAAATTGAGAAGATTCTACATTCCCAAGGCACTAAGGAATTGTCCTCATTAGAGggaaacag TCCACTTCTAACTGGACAAGTTTTAGAGAGAATTGCCACAGAATTTAATCAACTACAATTTCATGCAGTACAAAGCAAAGGAATGCCCCTTTTAGACAAAGTGAGACCA CGTATAGCTGGAATAACAGCCATGTTGCAGCAGTCTCTGGAAGGGCTGCTCTTGGAAGGCCTTCAAATGTCAAATGTTGACATAATACACCACTGTCTACGCACTTATGCAACAATTGATAAAACACGAGATGCAGAGGCATTAGTTGGTCAAGTGCTTGTAAAACCCTATGTAGATGAG GTGATGGTGGAGCAGTATGTGCAATCTCACCCTAATGGCCTCCAGGCTATGTACAATAGGCTGTTGGAGTTTGTTCCTCATCATTGTCGTCTCCTGCGGGAAGTTACAGGGGGTGCAATTTCCAG tgaaaaagcaGATATTGTTCCTGGATATGATTTCTTAGTGAATTCGGTGTGGCCAGAAATAGTACGTGGTTTGGAAGAGAAATTACCATCACTTTTTAACCCTGGAAACCCAGATGTGTTTCATGAg GTTGCTAGAAATGCAGAACAG AAATACACCACCAGTATGGATTTCGTACGGAAATTTGAACGGCAGTGTGGCTCCCAAGCCAGCGTGAAGCGGTTAAGAGCTCATCCCTCTTACCACAGCTTTAACAACAAATGGAATTTGCCtgtatattttcaaataag atTCAGAGAAATAGCAGGGGCCATAGAAGAAGCACTTTCAGATACACTAGAGGAAGCACCAG CTGGGAGCTCATTCTGTCTCTTGGCCACTCACATGGTCTGGACCAGTCTTGTGAAGTGCTGGTCAGATCAGCTGTTTTTACCACTGTTAGCGCACCGCCTGTGGAAGCTCAGCCTGCAGATCTTGGCACGCTACTCTGTGTTCATCAGTGAG GTTTCCGTTAGGCCCATTTCCAGTGAGAAtacaaaggaaagcaaaaaacctGTGCCAGTTGGTAGAAAGGAATCTTCTTTAAGCCTCAACCCCAGTGAAGATGAAGGGAATGGATATTCTCCAGAAAGTATGCCATTGTCTTCTATATCTACTAGTCAGCTGATATATGTTGCTGCAGATCTGGACAAACTGCAGGATCGG attcctgACATCTTAGACATGATTAAACCTAAGCTTGAAATGATTGGCTTCAAGAATGTATCTTGCATTGCAG GAGCCTTGGAAGATTCAAAGACTTCTCTATCAACCTGTGTACCTACCTTGAATAACAGGATTATCCAGGATCTCAGTGAGTCCTCCTTTGCATACCTGAAGAGTGCACTGGAAGTTCCAAGATTATATAGGAGAACCAACAAG GAGGTGCCAACTAAAGCTTCACCTTATGTTGACAGTGCTCTTAAGCCCTTCTACCAACTGCAGAATGACTACAGAGATACCTTGAAGCAGCCCATGATTCATCAGTGGCTGGAAGGTGCTCTCTCTGAAAGCACACAGAA GTATTATGAAACTGTATCTGATGTGCTCAGTTCTGttaagaaaatggaagagagtCTAAAAAGGTTGAAGCAAGCCAGAAGAGCTGCAACTTCAAACCCTGTTGGTACAAATGGGGGCATGAGTGATGATAACAAAATCCGACTGCAGCTGGCCTTAGACATTGAGTATTTTGGAGAACAA ATACAAAAGATGGGACTGGAAACAAGCAGcataaaaagcttttcagcCCTTGCAGAGCTGGTTCTAACTGCCAAGGATCAGGCTACAGCGGAACCATCCTag
- the COG2 gene encoding conserved oligomeric Golgi complex subunit 2 isoform X3, producing MVELINKDYADFVNLSTNLVGMDKALNQLSVPLGQLREEVMSLKSCVSEGIQAVDDWMTKQEDIRRKKMCVLRLIHVIQSVEKIEKILHSQGTKELSSLEGNSPLLTGQVLERIATEFNQLQFHAVQSKGMPLLDKVRPRIAGITAMLQQSLEGLLLEGLQMSNVDIIHHCLRTYATIDKTRDAEALVGQVLVKPYVDEVMVEQYVQSHPNGLQAMYNRLLEFVPHHCRLLREVTGGAISSEKADIVPGYDFLVNSVWPEIVRGLEEKLPSLFNPGNPDVFHEVARNAEQKYTTSMDFVRKFERQCGSQASVKRLRAHPSYHSFNNKWNLPVYFQIRFREIAGAIEEALSDTLEEAPAGSSFCLLATHMVWTSLVKCWSDQLFLPLLAHRLWKLSLQILARYSVFISEVSVRPISSENTKESKKPVPVGRKESSLSLNPSEDEGNGYSPESMPLSSISTSQLIYVAADLDKLQDRIPDILDMIKPKLEMIGFKNVSCIAGALEDSKTSLSTCVPTLNNRIIQDLSESSFAYLKSALEVPRLYRRTNKEVPTKASPYVDSALKPFYQLQNDYRDTLKQPMIHQWLEGALSESTQKYYETVSDVLSSVKKMEESLKRLKQARRAATSNPVGTNGGMSDDNKIRLQLALDIEYFGEQIQKMGLETSSIKSFSALAELVLTAKDQATAEPS from the exons ATGGTAGAACTCATAAATAAGGACTATGCAGATTTTGTTAATCTCTCAACAAATCTA GTTGGCATGGACAAGGCTCTCAATCAGCTTTCAGTACCCTTGGGACAGTTAAGAGAAGAAGTTATG AGTCTTAAGTCATGTGTCAGTGAAGGAATTCAAGCAGTAGATGACTGGATGACTAAACAAGAAGacattagaagaaaaaag ATGTGTGTCCTGAGACTTATTCATGTTATTCAGTCTGTTGAGAAAATTGAGAAGATTCTACATTCCCAAGGCACTAAGGAATTGTCCTCATTAGAGggaaacag TCCACTTCTAACTGGACAAGTTTTAGAGAGAATTGCCACAGAATTTAATCAACTACAATTTCATGCAGTACAAAGCAAAGGAATGCCCCTTTTAGACAAAGTGAGACCA CGTATAGCTGGAATAACAGCCATGTTGCAGCAGTCTCTGGAAGGGCTGCTCTTGGAAGGCCTTCAAATGTCAAATGTTGACATAATACACCACTGTCTACGCACTTATGCAACAATTGATAAAACACGAGATGCAGAGGCATTAGTTGGTCAAGTGCTTGTAAAACCCTATGTAGATGAG GTGATGGTGGAGCAGTATGTGCAATCTCACCCTAATGGCCTCCAGGCTATGTACAATAGGCTGTTGGAGTTTGTTCCTCATCATTGTCGTCTCCTGCGGGAAGTTACAGGGGGTGCAATTTCCAG tgaaaaagcaGATATTGTTCCTGGATATGATTTCTTAGTGAATTCGGTGTGGCCAGAAATAGTACGTGGTTTGGAAGAGAAATTACCATCACTTTTTAACCCTGGAAACCCAGATGTGTTTCATGAg GTTGCTAGAAATGCAGAACAG AAATACACCACCAGTATGGATTTCGTACGGAAATTTGAACGGCAGTGTGGCTCCCAAGCCAGCGTGAAGCGGTTAAGAGCTCATCCCTCTTACCACAGCTTTAACAACAAATGGAATTTGCCtgtatattttcaaataag atTCAGAGAAATAGCAGGGGCCATAGAAGAAGCACTTTCAGATACACTAGAGGAAGCACCAG CTGGGAGCTCATTCTGTCTCTTGGCCACTCACATGGTCTGGACCAGTCTTGTGAAGTGCTGGTCAGATCAGCTGTTTTTACCACTGTTAGCGCACCGCCTGTGGAAGCTCAGCCTGCAGATCTTGGCACGCTACTCTGTGTTCATCAGTGAG GTTTCCGTTAGGCCCATTTCCAGTGAGAAtacaaaggaaagcaaaaaacctGTGCCAGTTGGTAGAAAGGAATCTTCTTTAAGCCTCAACCCCAGTGAAGATGAAGGGAATGGATATTCTCCAGAAAGTATGCCATTGTCTTCTATATCTACTAGTCAGCTGATATATGTTGCTGCAGATCTGGACAAACTGCAGGATCGG attcctgACATCTTAGACATGATTAAACCTAAGCTTGAAATGATTGGCTTCAAGAATGTATCTTGCATTGCAG GAGCCTTGGAAGATTCAAAGACTTCTCTATCAACCTGTGTACCTACCTTGAATAACAGGATTATCCAGGATCTCAGTGAGTCCTCCTTTGCATACCTGAAGAGTGCACTGGAAGTTCCAAGATTATATAGGAGAACCAACAAG GAGGTGCCAACTAAAGCTTCACCTTATGTTGACAGTGCTCTTAAGCCCTTCTACCAACTGCAGAATGACTACAGAGATACCTTGAAGCAGCCCATGATTCATCAGTGGCTGGAAGGTGCTCTCTCTGAAAGCACACAGAA GTATTATGAAACTGTATCTGATGTGCTCAGTTCTGttaagaaaatggaagagagtCTAAAAAGGTTGAAGCAAGCCAGAAGAGCTGCAACTTCAAACCCTGTTGGTACAAATGGGGGCATGAGTGATGATAACAAAATCCGACTGCAGCTGGCCTTAGACATTGAGTATTTTGGAGAACAA ATACAAAAGATGGGACTGGAAACAAGCAGcataaaaagcttttcagcCCTTGCAGAGCTGGTTCTAACTGCCAAGGATCAGGCTACAGCGGAACCATCCTag